One part of the Trichoplusia ni isolate ovarian cell line Hi5 chromosome 2, tn1, whole genome shotgun sequence genome encodes these proteins:
- the LOC113504643 gene encoding uncharacterized protein LOC113504643, with product MNITRLPVTKKLITYARLIHNVQTIQRHAPGNGYYSTFTIDAFTSAIHDRYRLRFQSNDLKDQSVQKQEEITPKYNVSGMTNLQLDNKFSELLSKNKDKLIEDLVIECQNCRKFLTFATLKKLFRHYSMNGNPVMVAVLQTYCEKVDPVSYRKNGEFLHYLAKAQCIKGNSDKGLAILKGCYKKYDSLRSFYRIIFRELIQDSVLNRSEASLVIFTKYVLEFSKEWSDHYPLVCFWHICWASTWFSDQMLANELLESSTILQNIVRDKATAFSMMALKDYNEDAVVRLLQTLLKYDMMSEYVMVLQVLFNYKLRKRDIRGCSEIIRNCDALGVTLPSDQQGRYIRMLIDNKRWSKEETTRTPSKDFRLKF from the exons ATGAACATAACAAGATTGCCAGTGACAAAGAAACTTATCACCTACGCAAGACTCATTCACAATGTTCAGACGATACAACGACACGCTCCAGGCAATGGTTATTACTCCACATTTACTATTGATGCATTTACCAGTGCGATACATGACAGGTACAGGTTGAGGTTTCAGAGTAATGACCTTAAAGATCAAAGTGTACAGAAACAAGAAGAGATTACTCCTAAATACAATGTCTCGGGTATGACCAACTTGCAACTCGACAATAAATTTTCAGAACTACTCTCAAAGAACAAAGACAAATTGATTGAGGATCTAGTCATTGAATGCCAGAATTGTCGGAAATTCCTTACATTTGCTACACTAAAGAAACTCTTTAGACATTACAGCATGAATGGAAACCCAGTTATGGTTGCTGTCCTCCAAACATACTGCGAAAAAGTTGATCCAGTGTCATACAGAAAAAATGGAGAATTTCTGCACTATTTAGCCAAAGCCCAATGTATTAAGGGTAATTCTGACAAAGGACTGGCAATATTAAAAGGTTGTTATAAGAAATATGATAgtttaagaagtttttatagaataatattcAGAGAATTGATTCAAGACTCAGTATTAAATAGATCAGAGGCATCTCTAGTCATATTTACGAAGTATGTGTTGGAGTTTAGTAAGGAGTGGTCGGATCATTACCCTCTGGTCTGCTTTTGGCATATCTGCTGGGCTAGTACTTGGTTTTCCGACCAGATGTTGGCAAATGAACTCTTGGAATCATCTACAAtacttcaaaatattgtaaGAGACAA GGCCACAGCATTCAGTATGATGGCATTAAAAGACTACAATGAGGATGCAGTTGTAAGATTACTTCAGACCCTACTCAAGTATGACATGATGTCCGAGTATGTAATGGTGTTACAAGTACTGttcaattataaat TAAGAAAACGGGACATTCGGGGCTGTTCAGAAATCATAAGGAATTGTGATGCTCTTGGCGTGACCTTGCCATCGGACCAGCAAGGAAGGTACATAAGGATGCTGATCGATAACAAACGGTGGAGTAAAGAAGAAACTACGAGGACACCATCCAAAGATTTCCGACTCAAATTTTAG